A genome region from Macaca nemestrina isolate mMacNem1 chromosome 15, mMacNem.hap1, whole genome shotgun sequence includes the following:
- the LOC105464682 gene encoding melanoma antigen preferentially expressed in tumors isoform X2, which translates to MERRRLRGSIQSRYISMSVWTSPRRLVELAGQSLLKDEALAIAALELLPRELFPPLFTAAFDGRHSQTLKAMVQAWPFTCLPLGVLMKGQQLHLETFKAVLDGLDVLLTQEVRPRRWKLEVLDLRKNSHQDFWTVWSGNRASLYSFPEPEAAQPMRKKRKVDGLSTEAEQPFTPIEVLVDLSLKEGACDELFSYLMEKVKRQKNVLHLCCKKLKIFAMPMQNIKMILKMVQLDSIEDLEVTCTWKLPTLAKFSPYLGQMINLRRLLLSHIHASSSISPEKEEEYIAQFTSQFLSLPCLQALYVDSLFFLRGRLDQLLRHVMNPLETLSVTNCRLSEGDVIHLSQSPNVSQLSVLSLSGVMLTDVSPEPLQALLERASATLQDLDFDECGIMDDQLLVLLPSLSHCSQLTTLSFCGNPISISVLENLLHHLIGLSNLTHVLYPVPLESYEDVHGTLHLGRLAYLHARLRELLCELGRPSMVWLSANPCPHCGDRTFYDPEPILCPCFMPN; encoded by the exons GGTTCCATTCAGAGCCGATACATCAGCATGAGCGTGTGGACAAGCCCACGGAGACTTGTGGAGCTGGCGGGGCAGAGCCTGCTGAAGGATGAGGCCCTGGCCATCGCTGCCCTGGAGTTGCTGCCCAGGGAGCTCTTCCCGCCACTCTTCACAGCAGCCTTTGATGGGAGACATAGCCAGACCCTGAAGGCAATGGTGCAGGCCTGGCCCTTCACCTGCCTCCCTTTGGGAGTGCTGATGAAGGGACAACAGCTTCACCTGGAGACCTTCAAGGCTGTGCTTGATGGACTTGATGTGCTGCTTACCCAGGAGGTTCGCCCCAG GAGGTGGAAACTTGAAGTGCTGGATTTACGGAAGAACTCTCATCAGGACTTCTGGACTGTATGGTCTGGAAACAGGGCCAGTCTCTACTCATTTCCAGAGCCAGAAGCAGCTCAGCCTATGAGAAAGAAGCGGAAAGTAGATGGTTTGAGCACAGAGGCAGAGCAGCCCTTCACTCCAATAGAGGTGCTCGTAGACCTGTCCCTCAAGGAAGGTGCCTGTGATGAGTTGTTCTCTTACCTCATGGAGAAAGTGAAGCGACAGAAAAATGTACTACACCTGTGCTGTAAGAAGCTGAAGATTTTTGCAATGCCCATGCAGAATATCAAGATGATCCTGAAAATGGTACAGCTGGACTCTATTGAAGATTTGGAAGTGACTTGTACCTGGAAGCTACCCACCTTGGCAAAATTTTCTCCCTACCTGGGCCAGATGATTAATCTGCGTAGACTCCTCCTCTCCCACATCCATGCATCTTCCTCCATTTCCccggagaaggaagaggagtatATCGCCCAGTTCACCTCTCAGTTCCTCAGTCTGCCGTGCCTCCAGGCTCTCTATGTGgactctttatttttccttagagGCCGCCTGGATCAGTTGCTCAG GCACGTGATGAATCCCTTGGAAACCCTCTCAGTAACTAACTGCCGGCTTTCGGAAGGCGATGTGATACATCTGTCCCAGAGCCCCAACGTCAGTCAGCTGAGTGTCCTGAGTCTCAGTGGGGTCATGCTGACCGATGTAAGTCCCGAGCCCCTCCAAGCTCTGCTGGAGAGAGCCTCTGCCACCCTCCAGGACCTGGACTTTGATGAGTGTGGGATCATGGATGATCAGCTCCTTGTCCTCCTGCCTTccctgagccactgctcccagctgacGACCTTAAGCTTCTGCGGGAATCCCATCTCCATATCTGTCCTGGAGAACCTCCTGCACCACCTCATCGGGCTGAGCAATCTGACCCACGTGCTGTATCCTGTCCCCCTGGAGAGTTACGAGGACGTCCATGGTACCCTCCACCTGGGGAGACTTGCCTATCTGCACGCCAGGCTCAGGGAGTTGCTGTGCGAATTGGGGCGGCCCAGCATGGTCTGGCTTAGTGCCAATCCCTGTCCTCACTGTGGGGACAGAACCTTCTATGACCCAGAGCCCATCTTGTGCCCCTGTTTCATGCCTAACTAG
- the LOC105464682 gene encoding melanoma antigen preferentially expressed in tumors isoform X1, whose translation MLWSSQRSGQMASAPHLGLGSIQSRYISMSVWTSPRRLVELAGQSLLKDEALAIAALELLPRELFPPLFTAAFDGRHSQTLKAMVQAWPFTCLPLGVLMKGQQLHLETFKAVLDGLDVLLTQEVRPRRWKLEVLDLRKNSHQDFWTVWSGNRASLYSFPEPEAAQPMRKKRKVDGLSTEAEQPFTPIEVLVDLSLKEGACDELFSYLMEKVKRQKNVLHLCCKKLKIFAMPMQNIKMILKMVQLDSIEDLEVTCTWKLPTLAKFSPYLGQMINLRRLLLSHIHASSSISPEKEEEYIAQFTSQFLSLPCLQALYVDSLFFLRGRLDQLLRHVMNPLETLSVTNCRLSEGDVIHLSQSPNVSQLSVLSLSGVMLTDVSPEPLQALLERASATLQDLDFDECGIMDDQLLVLLPSLSHCSQLTTLSFCGNPISISVLENLLHHLIGLSNLTHVLYPVPLESYEDVHGTLHLGRLAYLHARLRELLCELGRPSMVWLSANPCPHCGDRTFYDPEPILCPCFMPN comes from the exons GGTTCCATTCAGAGCCGATACATCAGCATGAGCGTGTGGACAAGCCCACGGAGACTTGTGGAGCTGGCGGGGCAGAGCCTGCTGAAGGATGAGGCCCTGGCCATCGCTGCCCTGGAGTTGCTGCCCAGGGAGCTCTTCCCGCCACTCTTCACAGCAGCCTTTGATGGGAGACATAGCCAGACCCTGAAGGCAATGGTGCAGGCCTGGCCCTTCACCTGCCTCCCTTTGGGAGTGCTGATGAAGGGACAACAGCTTCACCTGGAGACCTTCAAGGCTGTGCTTGATGGACTTGATGTGCTGCTTACCCAGGAGGTTCGCCCCAG GAGGTGGAAACTTGAAGTGCTGGATTTACGGAAGAACTCTCATCAGGACTTCTGGACTGTATGGTCTGGAAACAGGGCCAGTCTCTACTCATTTCCAGAGCCAGAAGCAGCTCAGCCTATGAGAAAGAAGCGGAAAGTAGATGGTTTGAGCACAGAGGCAGAGCAGCCCTTCACTCCAATAGAGGTGCTCGTAGACCTGTCCCTCAAGGAAGGTGCCTGTGATGAGTTGTTCTCTTACCTCATGGAGAAAGTGAAGCGACAGAAAAATGTACTACACCTGTGCTGTAAGAAGCTGAAGATTTTTGCAATGCCCATGCAGAATATCAAGATGATCCTGAAAATGGTACAGCTGGACTCTATTGAAGATTTGGAAGTGACTTGTACCTGGAAGCTACCCACCTTGGCAAAATTTTCTCCCTACCTGGGCCAGATGATTAATCTGCGTAGACTCCTCCTCTCCCACATCCATGCATCTTCCTCCATTTCCccggagaaggaagaggagtatATCGCCCAGTTCACCTCTCAGTTCCTCAGTCTGCCGTGCCTCCAGGCTCTCTATGTGgactctttatttttccttagagGCCGCCTGGATCAGTTGCTCAG GCACGTGATGAATCCCTTGGAAACCCTCTCAGTAACTAACTGCCGGCTTTCGGAAGGCGATGTGATACATCTGTCCCAGAGCCCCAACGTCAGTCAGCTGAGTGTCCTGAGTCTCAGTGGGGTCATGCTGACCGATGTAAGTCCCGAGCCCCTCCAAGCTCTGCTGGAGAGAGCCTCTGCCACCCTCCAGGACCTGGACTTTGATGAGTGTGGGATCATGGATGATCAGCTCCTTGTCCTCCTGCCTTccctgagccactgctcccagctgacGACCTTAAGCTTCTGCGGGAATCCCATCTCCATATCTGTCCTGGAGAACCTCCTGCACCACCTCATCGGGCTGAGCAATCTGACCCACGTGCTGTATCCTGTCCCCCTGGAGAGTTACGAGGACGTCCATGGTACCCTCCACCTGGGGAGACTTGCCTATCTGCACGCCAGGCTCAGGGAGTTGCTGTGCGAATTGGGGCGGCCCAGCATGGTCTGGCTTAGTGCCAATCCCTGTCCTCACTGTGGGGACAGAACCTTCTATGACCCAGAGCCCATCTTGTGCCCCTGTTTCATGCCTAACTAG